A genomic region of Pseudomonas sp. MPC6 contains the following coding sequences:
- a CDS encoding glucan biosynthesis protein: MIVSPCNAPKLSAKRLRSALVAGSALLCLLSAGQLWAFNLDDVSVKAKELAGQKYEAPRSNLPNEFREMKFADYQKIRFRTEKAEWADQKTPFKLSFYHQGMHFDTPVKINEITANTVEEIKYDPERFDFGDVKFDPKATEQLGYAGFRVLYPINKADKQDEIMTMLGASYFRVVGKGHTYGLSARGMAIDTALPSGEEFPRFTEFWIQQPRPGDKHLVIFALLDSPRATGAYRLTLRPGSDTVVDVKARMFLRDKVTKLGVAPLTSMFLFGANQPSKVLNYRRELHDSSGLSIHAGNGEWIWRPLNNPKHLAVSNFSIENPRGFGLLQRGRDFSHYEDLDDRYDKRPSAWIEPKGDWGKGSVDLVEIPTADETNDNIVAFWSPEKLPEPGQPLDVAYRMHWTIDEAALHAPDSAWVQQTLRSTGDVKQSNLIRQPDGSVAYLVDFEGPSLLALPADTEVRSQVSVGENAELVENSVRYNPETKGWRLTLRMKIKDPSKATEMRAALVKNIVTADLAKAVPASNSSVAKADKVAAKQQEKLDKEAKDAKQAEAKQAEAKPVADSKDKDNKDAKQPAAADAAPVTPESAPTEEVLTETWSYQLPADE; the protein is encoded by the coding sequence GGTAGCGGGCTCTGCACTGCTCTGCCTGCTCAGCGCCGGCCAGCTTTGGGCATTCAATCTGGATGATGTATCGGTCAAGGCAAAAGAGCTGGCCGGGCAGAAATACGAAGCCCCGCGCAGTAACCTGCCGAACGAATTCCGCGAGATGAAATTCGCGGACTATCAGAAAATTCGTTTCCGCACCGAGAAAGCCGAGTGGGCCGATCAGAAAACCCCGTTCAAGCTGTCGTTCTATCACCAGGGCATGCACTTCGATACTCCGGTGAAAATCAACGAAATCACGGCTAACACCGTCGAAGAGATCAAATACGACCCTGAACGGTTTGATTTTGGCGACGTCAAGTTCGACCCTAAAGCCACCGAACAACTGGGTTATGCCGGTTTCCGTGTGCTGTACCCGATCAACAAGGCCGACAAGCAAGACGAGATCATGACGATGCTCGGCGCGAGCTACTTCCGCGTGGTCGGCAAGGGGCATACCTATGGCTTGTCCGCCCGCGGCATGGCCATCGATACCGCGTTGCCGTCCGGCGAAGAGTTCCCGCGTTTCACCGAGTTCTGGATTCAGCAGCCAAGACCGGGTGACAAGCACCTGGTGATCTTCGCCCTGCTGGATTCGCCGCGCGCCACCGGTGCGTATCGCCTGACCCTGCGTCCGGGCAGCGATACCGTGGTCGACGTCAAGGCTAGAATGTTCCTGCGTGACAAAGTCACCAAGCTTGGCGTCGCGCCGTTGACCAGCATGTTCCTGTTCGGTGCCAACCAGCCGTCGAAGGTGCTGAACTACCGTCGCGAGCTGCATGACTCCAGCGGCCTGTCGATCCATGCCGGCAACGGCGAGTGGATCTGGCGCCCACTGAACAACCCGAAACACCTGGCTGTCAGCAACTTCTCCATCGAAAACCCGCGCGGTTTCGGTCTGCTGCAACGTGGCCGCGACTTCAGCCATTACGAAGACCTCGATGACCGCTACGACAAGCGCCCGAGTGCCTGGATCGAACCGAAAGGCGATTGGGGCAAGGGTTCTGTAGACCTGGTCGAGATTCCGACCGCCGACGAAACCAACGACAACATCGTGGCGTTCTGGAGCCCGGAAAAGCTGCCTGAGCCTGGCCAGCCGCTCGACGTTGCCTACCGCATGCACTGGACCATCGACGAAGCCGCCCTTCATGCGCCGGACAGCGCTTGGGTACAACAGACCCTGCGTTCCACCGGTGACGTGAAACAGTCCAACCTGATCCGTCAGCCCGATGGCAGCGTTGCCTACCTGGTGGACTTCGAAGGCCCGTCGCTGTTGGCATTGCCTGCAGATACGGAAGTTCGCAGCCAGGTCAGCGTTGGCGAGAATGCCGAGCTGGTCGAGAACAGCGTGCGCTACAACCCTGAAACCAAGGGCTGGCGCCTGACCCTGCGCATGAAGATCAAGGACCCGAGCAAGGCCACGGAAATGCGTGCAGCGCTGGTCAAGAACATCGTGACTGCCGACCTGGCCAAGGCCGTGCCGGCCTCCAACTCTTCCGTTGCCAAGGCCGACAAGGTCGCCGCCAAGCAGCAGGAGAAGCTGGACAAGGAAGCCAAGGACGCCAAGCAAGCTGAAGCCAAACAGGCCGAAGCCAAGCCTGTCGCGGATTCCAAGGACAAGGACAACAAAGACGCCAAGCAGCCTGCAGCTGCCGACGCGGCCCCAGTCACACCGGAATCGGCGCCGACTGAAGAAGTCCTGACCGAGACCTGGAGCTACCAGTTGCCTGCCGATGAGTAA